The following proteins come from a genomic window of Streptomyces sp. GS7:
- the argF gene encoding ornithine carbamoyltransferase — MAIDLTGRHFLKELDFSAEEFRRLIDLAAELKAAKRAGTEVPRLKGRNIALIFEKTSTRTRCSFEVAAADQGASTTYLDPSGSQIGHKESVKDTARVLGRMFDGIEFRGSRQSDVEELAAYAGVPVFNGLTDDWHPTQMLADVLTMVEHGNGRPLEETAFAYLGDARNNMGNSYLVTGALLGMDVRIVAPKQLWPEEAVVAQARSLAEASGARIALTEDVAEGVRGADFVATDVWVSMGEPKEVWDERIALLAPYAVTMDVLRATGRPDVKFLHCLPAYHDLGTAVGREIHARHGLSSLEVTDEVFESAHSVVFDEAENRMHTIKAVLVATLARP, encoded by the coding sequence ATGGCGATAGACCTCACGGGCCGCCACTTCCTCAAGGAGCTGGACTTCAGCGCAGAGGAGTTCCGCCGACTGATCGACCTGGCCGCCGAGCTGAAGGCGGCCAAGCGCGCCGGCACCGAGGTCCCGCGCCTGAAGGGCCGCAACATCGCCCTGATCTTCGAGAAGACCTCGACCCGTACCCGCTGCTCCTTCGAGGTCGCCGCCGCGGACCAGGGCGCCTCGACCACCTACCTGGACCCGTCCGGTTCGCAGATCGGGCACAAGGAGTCGGTCAAGGACACCGCACGCGTCCTCGGCCGGATGTTCGACGGTATCGAATTCCGCGGCAGCCGCCAGTCCGACGTCGAGGAGCTCGCCGCGTACGCCGGCGTGCCCGTCTTCAACGGGCTGACCGACGACTGGCACCCCACCCAGATGCTCGCCGACGTGCTCACCATGGTCGAGCACGGCAACGGCCGCCCCCTGGAGGAGACCGCCTTCGCCTACCTCGGCGACGCCCGCAACAACATGGGCAACTCCTACCTCGTCACCGGTGCGCTGCTCGGCATGGACGTGCGGATCGTGGCGCCGAAGCAGCTGTGGCCCGAGGAGGCGGTCGTCGCACAGGCGCGGTCGCTGGCCGAGGCCAGCGGCGCCCGGATCGCCCTCACCGAGGACGTCGCCGAGGGCGTCCGCGGCGCGGACTTCGTCGCCACCGACGTCTGGGTCTCCATGGGGGAGCCGAAGGAGGTCTGGGACGAGCGGATCGCGCTGCTCGCCCCGTACGCGGTCACGATGGACGTGCTGCGCGCCACGGGCCGGCCCGACGTGAAGTTCCTGCACTGCCTGCCCGCGTACCACGACCTGGGTACGGCGGTCGGCCGGGAGATCCACGCCCGGCACGGCCTGTCGTCGCTGGAGGTCACCGACGAGGTCTTCGAGTCCGCGCACTCGGTCGTCTTCGACGAGGCGGAGAACCGGATGCACACGATCAAGGCGGTGCTGGTGGCGACGCTGGCCCGGCCCTGA